TTTGAACTGGGGGCTAGGTCACGCCTCCCGGGACATCCCCATCGTAAGAGAGCTCCTGGACCGGGGGCATCAGGTGACCGTCGCCTCCAGCGGTAACGCCCTGGAGCTCCTGAGGAGGGAGTTTCCCCAGTGCAATTTTCTCACCTTCGAGGACTATCCCGCCCCCTACAGCTCCACTCGGTTCTTCCTCCCCAAGTTCACCGCTTACATCCCCCTGATGATGAAGGCCCTCGTCGATGAGAGGAGGAACCTCTGCCGGATCCTCTCGGAGGGGAGCTACGACATGATCATCAGCGACAACCGGCTCGGGGTCTACTCCAGGGAGATCCCCTCCTTCTTCATAACCCACCAGCTGAGGTTCAGCGTCCCCGCCTACCTCTGGCCGGTGGAGATCCTGACCCTCTTCGTCAACGGGTTCTTTCACAGCAAGTACGACGGCGTCATCGTCCCCGACAACGAGCCGGGGGACGCCACCCTCAGCGGCAAGCTCTCCCGCTCCTTCCTCGCGGCGACGAAGGGGAGGGCCTTCTACTCGGGGATCCTCTGCAGCCCGAGGAAGATGGACCTAGAAGAGGACCTGGACTATCTGGTGATCATCTCGGGGCCGGAGCCCCAGAGGACGAAGCTCGAGGAGATCGTCCTCCCCCAGGTAAAAGACCTCCCCGGAAGAAAGGTGGTCCTCCTGGGAAGCCCCCAGGAGAGCTTCACCAGGAGGGAGGACGACGGGACGACGGTGATCGCCTACGCCTCCACCGAGGAGAAGGTGGAGCTTCTGAACCGGGCGAGGTTCGTCGTCAGCCGGTCGGGCTACACCACCATGATGGAGGTGGCGGAGCTGGAGAAGAGGCACGGCCTCTTCATCCCCACCCCCGGCCAGACGGAGCAGGAGTACCTGTCCAGGTACTACCGAAGGCGGGGGTGGTTCCTCTCCCGGTCCCAGTACCGCCTCGACCTGGCGGAGGACGTCGACGAGGCGATGGAGTTTTCCGGATTTCCCCGGATGCCCAAGACCGCCGAGAACGTGAGGAGGCTCTACGAGGAGCTCTTCGCCCCGCACCTGGAATGACCCGGAATCTCCCAAAGAAGGGATGACAATTGCACAACTGGAGGCCGGATAAATACGAGAGGTCCTCCTCCGCCCAGAGGCTCTGGGCCGAGGAGCTGATAAGAAAGATCGAGATTTCGGGCGACGAGCGGGTCCTGGACATCGGCTGCGGCGACGGCAGGATCACCGCGTCGATCGCCGACCTCGTCCCGGAGGGCTCGGTCCTGGGGATCGACAGCTCTCGGGAGATGGTCCGCTTCGCGAGGGAGAAGTTTCCACTCCAGGGCCATCCAAACCTCTCGTTCCAGCCGGGAGACGCCCGGACCCTCGATTTCGAGGAGGAGTTCGACCTGGTCGTCTCCTTCGCCGCCCTCCACTGGGTCGGCGACCACCGCCCCGTCCTCCGGGGGATCCGCCGGGCCCTCAAGCCCGGCGGCAGAACCTTCCTCCAGTTCGGGGGCCGGGGAAACGCCGCCCTCCCCCTGGCCATCGCCGACGAGATGATAGCCGAGGATAGCCGGCGCCGCTCCTTCGAGGGGTTCGACTTCCGGTACGGGTTCTTCGGGGCCGAAGAGTACCGGATCTGGATCGAGGAGTCGGGGCTCGTCCCCAGGAGGGTCGAGCTGATCCAGAAGGATATGGTCCAGCCGGGGCCGGAGGCCTTCGCCGGCTGGATCGAGACGACCTGGCACCCCTACCTGGAGCGGGTCCCCGAATCCCGCAGGATTGATTTCGTCTCCGAGATCGTGGCCCGCTACCTCCGCCTCCACCCCCTCGACGGCGAGGGGAGGGTCCACGTGGGGATGGTGAGGCTGGAGGCGGTGGCGGAGAAGTCCCGGAGCTGAAGAGGCGGCAAAGCAGATCGTCCAGGATCGAATCTTCAGCTCTCAGATCGTCGCAGCTCCCTCTTATGCAGCCCGTCCCTCTTCTTCTACCTCCTCCAGGGACCTTCCCGTCAGAGCGGAGTTGGGCTTCCCCTCCAGGACGTCGTGGTCGGGGCGCGCAAAGTCGTCCTTCATCTTCACCAGGATCCACCGCTCGTTCTTCCCCCGGCCGGTCCGGGTGAGGGCGTAGCCGCCCAAGAGCTTCTTTCCCGAGAGGATAAAGGTGGCGTGCCCCCGCTCCAGGGCCTCGGCGATCGGCACCGCCGCCCCATCGGCGCGGGTGGTGTTCTCGTAGGTCCCGATATCCCAAACGATGACGCTTCCGGCGCCGTACTCACCCTCGGGGATCCTCCCCTCAAAGTCGATGTAGTCGAGGGGGTGGTCCTCGGTGGGGACGGCAAGCCGCTTCGTCTTGGTGTCGAGGGAGGGGCCCTTGGGGATCGCCCAGGACTTGAGGACGCCCCCGACCTCGAGGCGGAGGTCGTAGTGGAGCCTCTTCGCCCGATGCTTCTGGATGGAATAGCGGGGCTTTCCTTCCGAACTCGTGGCGCCGGAGCCCGGGGGCTCGCTGGTTTTGGAGAAGTTTCTTTTTTTGCGGTAGGCTTCGAGATTATCATCTTCGGACATCTTGATCATCCTTTTATCACGCGTGCTGAAGCTATCCGTGAGTTATCGTAGACCTAGGGGAGAGGGAGTGGAATAGGAAATGCCGGAGTTTGAGCAATAAAACCGCCTAGGTTCGTGTCGATCATCGCTTTCAGAATCCAGTTTATCAAAGTTGCGAGGATCTGGCCCAGGACCGGAGTGAGGATTATGGCCAAGACTATCCAGAACTTTGGCTTGAATTTTCCCTCCCTCTCGATCATTCCAATGATCTCATCCCTCCGAAGACGGTAGGCGTCCGCGTAAATGGGCGCGTTCTCTTTAATCTTCTCCACTTCGTCACCTATCTCCCCAATCTGAGCGATCATCTCAGCGATTTGTTCCTGAAGTTTCTTTGAAAATTCCCTGTGGCGATATCTTGGGTCCAGTCGAAGAACTTCGGCTCCATAGAGAGATTTGATCCGATCAAGCTCCTCTTCCTGACCTGGGATTGCATCTTCTCCTTCGATCTCGGTCATGACCTTCTGTAACTTCGAGACGTATAGATTGGGAGTTGGATAGTCCAAGACGTCGACCAGCTCGTCAAGCCAGCGGCGTTCTTTTTCGAAGAGTGTGGTCTTCCACTTGCCTGCACGCTTCGATCCAGAGACATAAGGTATGATTACTGCGAGCACGAAGAGAAACATCACAATTCCTAGGGAGTGGATTGAGATTGGGAACTTGATATCTCCCAGCGAAAGTGAATGGCTAAAGTCTCCTTTCCCGAATATCCAGAGGATCATACCGGAATAAAGGCCGCTAAGTCCGAGGTGTCCGAACTGAAAGATTATGAGTAATTCGCGGGTTCTGCTATCAAGATTTTTGCCGATCATAGCAGACCAAATAGGCGGAAGGGTGACGATGAGGCCAAGTAAAAATATAGAACTAAAGGCAATTTTGAGGAATTCAACCATCGAGATCTCGGAGCCAAGGTGGAGACGGAAGTAGAAGATGGTGGCCATAAAGGCATATGACAGAACTGACAGAAGGCCGACCGCTCGGATGAAACGCGAAAACCGTGGGCACTTTGCATCGAAGTTCTCGATCTCCTGGACAAGTTGATTTATCCACGGACTTGCTGGGAAGCCGGAGAGGGACCAAAGCGCTGTAGAGATCACAACCATCACAACTCCTCCGAGCAAGAACTGTCCTATGAGGAGGAGGTCAAAGAATCCCGAGAGAATCCACATCATTGCCAAGAATCCCAGCAGATTGATCGAAAGGATCGCGATCGAGGAAGCATATTTCCGGTGCCGTCTAGTGAGCTCGTATCCAATCAACGCAAGTACTGAATATACGCCCAGGATAACGGCGAAAATCCCAAATTTTCTCTCTGAGTTCATATCCCTTTCCCTGCCAAGAGAATGGGCCATGGCTGCTTGG
The sequence above is drawn from the Methanothrix harundinacea 6Ac genome and encodes:
- a CDS encoding class I SAM-dependent methyltransferase, encoding MHNWRPDKYERSSSAQRLWAEELIRKIEISGDERVLDIGCGDGRITASIADLVPEGSVLGIDSSREMVRFAREKFPLQGHPNLSFQPGDARTLDFEEEFDLVVSFAALHWVGDHRPVLRGIRRALKPGGRTFLQFGGRGNAALPLAIADEMIAEDSRRRSFEGFDFRYGFFGAEEYRIWIEESGLVPRRVELIQKDMVQPGPEAFAGWIETTWHPYLERVPESRRIDFVSEIVARYLRLHPLDGEGRVHVGMVRLEAVAEKSRS
- a CDS encoding DNA polymerase ligase N-terminal domain-containing protein: MSEDDNLEAYRKKRNFSKTSEPPGSGATSSEGKPRYSIQKHRAKRLHYDLRLEVGGVLKSWAIPKGPSLDTKTKRLAVPTEDHPLDYIDFEGRIPEGEYGAGSVIVWDIGTYENTTRADGAAVPIAEALERGHATFILSGKKLLGGYALTRTGRGKNERWILVKMKDDFARPDHDVLEGKPNSALTGRSLEEVEEEGRAA